The following proteins come from a genomic window of Desmospora profundinema:
- the dxs gene encoding 1-deoxy-D-xylulose-5-phosphate synthase translates to MHLEQINSPEELKKLPVEELPGLAEEIRHFLMESLSVTGGHLASNLGVVELTMALHYLFDSPRDQFLWDVGHQAYVHKILTGRREDFPTLRQYQGLCGFPKRNESDHDVWETGHSSTSLSAAMGMAVARDLKGENNRVIPIIGDGALTGGMAWEALNHIGNEKRDITVILNDNEMSISPNVGALHKYLGRLRTHRHYHKVKEEVEFLLKKIPTVGGTMAAAAERVKDSLKFLVVSGVLFEKLGFTYLGPVNGHNMDELMECLKQADRTKGPVLVHVVTVKGKGYLPAEQDAEGYHGVGKNYKLEANKGVRKVTAKGPVKYPKVFGDTLIRLAEEDERVVGVTPAMLGGSGMNEFAQRFPDRCFDVGIAEQHAATFAAGLATQGLKPVLAIYSTFLQRGYDQLIHDIARQKLNVVLAVDRAGFVGADGETHQGVYDIAFMRCVPNMVVMMPKDENEFQHMLYTASRFDGGPIAVRFPRGTGLGVEMDAEWQEIPIGRSEVLREGRDVALLAFGTMVPLAMEAADQLAREGIRAKVVNARFAKPLDTELLDQLCEDSTPIVTIEEGSSIGGFGSAVLEYYAGQEAHNQSVKTIGVPDYFVEHGDVDSQRREVGLTVENIASTAYAMVPLQRRRA, encoded by the coding sequence GTGCACCTCGAACAGATTAACAGTCCGGAAGAATTAAAGAAATTGCCGGTTGAGGAGCTCCCCGGTCTGGCTGAAGAGATCCGCCATTTTCTCATGGAGAGCTTGTCGGTGACAGGGGGTCATCTCGCCTCCAACTTGGGCGTGGTCGAATTGACGATGGCCCTTCACTACCTCTTTGACAGTCCGCGGGATCAGTTCCTTTGGGATGTGGGCCATCAAGCCTACGTTCATAAGATACTGACCGGCCGCCGGGAAGACTTTCCCACTCTCCGGCAATATCAGGGGTTGTGCGGGTTCCCCAAGCGAAATGAAAGTGACCACGACGTGTGGGAGACCGGTCACAGCAGCACGTCTCTTTCTGCGGCGATGGGGATGGCAGTTGCCCGGGATTTAAAAGGGGAAAACAACCGGGTGATCCCCATTATCGGAGATGGAGCGCTCACAGGCGGAATGGCCTGGGAGGCGCTTAACCACATCGGAAATGAAAAACGGGATATCACCGTCATTCTTAATGACAACGAGATGTCCATTTCACCCAATGTGGGAGCGTTGCACAAATATCTGGGCCGTCTGCGGACACACCGTCACTATCACAAAGTGAAAGAAGAAGTGGAGTTTCTGCTGAAGAAAATTCCGACCGTGGGCGGAACGATGGCCGCGGCGGCGGAGCGCGTCAAAGACAGCCTTAAATTCCTGGTTGTTTCCGGTGTGCTGTTTGAAAAACTGGGCTTTACGTATCTGGGGCCTGTTAATGGCCATAACATGGACGAGCTCATGGAATGCCTGAAGCAGGCGGACCGGACCAAAGGTCCTGTCTTGGTTCATGTGGTTACGGTCAAAGGAAAAGGATACCTGCCTGCGGAACAGGATGCGGAAGGCTACCACGGGGTGGGGAAAAACTATAAGTTGGAAGCCAACAAAGGCGTGAGAAAAGTGACTGCCAAAGGCCCGGTGAAGTATCCCAAAGTGTTTGGTGACACGTTGATCCGCTTGGCCGAAGAAGATGAGCGTGTGGTCGGAGTGACGCCTGCCATGCTGGGGGGGTCCGGCATGAACGAATTTGCCCAGCGGTTTCCCGACCGTTGCTTTGATGTGGGCATCGCCGAGCAGCATGCTGCCACGTTTGCAGCAGGGTTGGCTACCCAGGGGCTCAAGCCGGTGTTGGCCATCTACTCCACTTTCTTGCAGCGGGGATATGATCAATTGATTCACGATATCGCCCGTCAGAAACTAAACGTTGTTTTGGCTGTAGACCGGGCCGGATTTGTGGGTGCGGACGGTGAGACGCACCAAGGGGTTTACGATATCGCCTTTATGCGTTGCGTCCCAAACATGGTGGTGATGATGCCGAAAGATGAAAACGAATTCCAGCATATGTTGTATACCGCATCCCGCTTTGACGGTGGCCCTATCGCCGTCCGTTTCCCGCGCGGAACCGGATTGGGTGTGGAGATGGACGCCGAATGGCAGGAGATCCCTATTGGCCGGTCGGAAGTGCTTCGAGAAGGGCGCGATGTTGCGCTCCTCGCTTTTGGAACGATGGTTCCCTTGGCGATGGAAGCAGCGGACCAGCTTGCTCGGGAGGGGATTCGCGCCAAAGTGGTTAACGCCCGCTTCGCAAAACCCTTGGATACCGAGCTGTTGGATCAGTTGTGTGAAGACTCCACCCCTATCGTTACCATTGAAGAAGGCTCTTCCATCGGTGGATTTGGCAGTGCGGTATTGGAATACTATGCGGGGCAAGAGGCGCACAACCAGTCCGTCAAAACCATCGGGGTCCCGGATTACTTTGTGGAGCATGGCGATGTGGACAGCCAACGGCGAGAAGTCGGCCTGACGGTGGAGAACATTGCGAGCACCGCTTATGCCATGGTCCCATTGCAACGCCGCCGGGCTTAA
- a CDS encoding polyprenyl synthetase family protein has protein sequence MEAIQIYLKQRAQVVEKALERDLTEMTGVPDTLREAMRYSLLAGGKRLRPILVLSAAEAVGGKEEEALPFACAVEMIHTYSLIHDDLPSMDDDDVRRGRPTNHKVFGEAMAILAGDALLTRAFGLMAQGARYSNLEPARVLALIAEGSARSGAEGMVGGQVKDIQAENRSISLEELQDVHRSKTGDLITYSIRLGAGVGGASDSQLEALTGFAERLGLAFQIQDDVLDVIGDQEAIGKPVGSDESKNKSTYPALLGLEESRNWVRRLVAEAKDLLASAGGMDDRRLTEIADYLTVRDR, from the coding sequence GTGGAAGCGATACAAATCTATCTCAAACAACGGGCGCAAGTGGTTGAAAAGGCGCTGGAACGCGATTTAACCGAGATGACCGGTGTGCCGGACACCCTGCGGGAAGCGATGAGATATTCGCTGTTGGCAGGCGGGAAACGGCTCCGTCCCATCTTGGTTTTGTCTGCTGCAGAAGCGGTGGGCGGGAAAGAAGAAGAGGCACTGCCGTTCGCATGTGCAGTGGAAATGATCCATACATATTCACTCATTCATGACGATTTACCATCGATGGACGATGATGATGTTCGACGGGGCCGACCCACCAACCACAAGGTGTTTGGAGAAGCAATGGCAATTTTGGCGGGTGATGCGCTCCTGACGCGCGCTTTTGGTTTGATGGCGCAAGGGGCGAGGTATTCGAACCTGGAACCTGCCAGGGTTCTGGCTCTGATCGCGGAAGGGTCTGCCCGTTCCGGTGCCGAGGGGATGGTTGGCGGTCAAGTGAAAGATATTCAAGCGGAAAACCGGTCCATTTCCCTAGAAGAACTTCAGGATGTCCACCGTTCAAAAACCGGAGATCTGATCACCTATTCGATTCGGTTGGGTGCCGGTGTAGGCGGTGCATCTGATTCCCAGTTGGAGGCGTTGACCGGTTTCGCCGAGCGATTGGGACTTGCTTTTCAAATCCAGGATGATGTATTGGACGTCATTGGGGACCAGGAAGCCATCGGCAAGCCGGTGGGCAGCGATGAATCCAAAAACAAGTCGACCTATCCCGCCTTGTTGGGGTTGGAAGAGTCACGAAATTGGGTACGCCGCTTGGTGGCGGAAGCCAAGGATCTGCTCGCTTCTGCCGGGGGAATGGATGATAGGCGCTTGACGGAAATCGCCGACTATCTTACCGTGAGGGATCGATAG
- the xseB gene encoding exodeoxyribonuclease VII small subunit, with product MTEKHPAQQLPFEEAMKKLEEVVERLESGDVPLEESIRLFEEGMRLSRICGEKLDRMEQQVEMLVRENGDWVKKPFDPQEGRD from the coding sequence ATGACGGAAAAACATCCGGCTCAGCAACTTCCCTTCGAAGAAGCGATGAAAAAGCTGGAAGAGGTGGTGGAACGTCTGGAGAGCGGTGACGTTCCCCTGGAGGAGTCGATTCGACTGTTTGAAGAGGGGATGCGGTTGTCCCGCATATGCGGGGAGAAATTGGACCGCATGGAGCAACAAGTGGAGATGTTGGTCCGAGAAAACGGGGATTGGGTCAAAAAACCCTTTGACCCACAGGAGGGTCGAGACTGA
- the xseA gene encoding exodeoxyribonuclease VII large subunit, protein METRRHQSVTELIQHLGHVIDHDEWLSRVWVEGEISNFKHHARGHMYFTLKDDQTRIRAVMFAGHNRRLRFRPKDGDDVLVRGRVAVYERDGQVQLYVSSMQPKGIGDRFLAFQELKEKLEAEGLFSPLFKQSLPFLPRRVGVITSAQGAAVRDIITTIRRRSPVVDILLYPVSVQGEDAAPHIAAALDEMNRHGEVDVIIVGRGGGSLEELWAFNEEEVARAIHRSWIPVVSAVGHETDTTIADHVADVRAATPTAAAELVVPRHDELCLRIKTLLQRLERTQRRQLEAARSDWTRMVRRRVLQRPGAQLERFEQRLDGLTDDLIRSIGSRFPQWRHGLKHRRTLLFSHHPADRLPFLRNRLDQCTLEGRRRIETRLTAARNRWLRRVDRLDAISPLKVMGRGYSLVFRHGDGELVKSARRVEAGDLIQVRLADGRLKCQVWGKEEWIDDGKTSGSATSLRRSDEKAGRGGGTSGER, encoded by the coding sequence TTGGAAACCAGGCGGCATCAGAGCGTTACCGAGCTGATTCAACACCTGGGTCACGTCATCGATCACGATGAATGGTTATCCCGGGTGTGGGTAGAGGGAGAGATCTCCAACTTTAAACATCATGCCCGCGGACATATGTATTTTACCTTGAAGGATGATCAGACCCGGATTCGGGCGGTGATGTTTGCCGGACACAACCGACGCCTCCGCTTTCGTCCCAAGGACGGGGATGATGTGTTGGTGCGGGGGCGTGTGGCTGTATACGAGCGGGATGGTCAAGTACAATTGTATGTCAGCTCTATGCAGCCCAAGGGTATCGGCGACCGCTTTCTGGCCTTTCAGGAACTGAAGGAGAAATTGGAGGCGGAAGGTCTTTTCTCCCCATTGTTTAAACAATCCCTCCCCTTTTTACCCCGGCGGGTAGGAGTGATCACTTCGGCTCAAGGGGCGGCGGTTCGCGATATTATCACGACGATCCGTCGACGCAGTCCGGTGGTGGATATTTTGTTGTACCCCGTTTCCGTGCAGGGGGAGGACGCTGCACCGCATATTGCTGCCGCCCTGGACGAGATGAATCGGCACGGGGAAGTGGATGTCATTATTGTCGGTCGCGGCGGCGGCTCTCTGGAAGAACTATGGGCATTCAATGAAGAAGAAGTGGCCCGGGCCATTCATCGGTCATGGATCCCGGTCGTATCGGCGGTGGGACATGAAACGGACACCACCATCGCCGACCATGTGGCCGATGTACGGGCAGCCACTCCTACGGCAGCGGCGGAATTGGTGGTCCCTCGTCATGATGAGCTCTGTCTCCGGATTAAGACGCTGCTCCAACGCCTGGAGCGAACACAGCGGCGACAGTTGGAAGCGGCCCGTTCCGATTGGACGCGGATGGTACGTCGCAGGGTGCTGCAACGGCCCGGTGCTCAGTTGGAACGGTTTGAGCAGCGGCTGGATGGGCTCACCGATGATTTGATTCGCTCGATTGGCTCCCGGTTTCCCCAATGGCGACATGGCCTCAAGCACAGGCGGACACTGCTTTTTTCCCATCATCCCGCCGACCGGCTCCCTTTTTTAAGGAATCGTTTGGATCAATGCACCTTGGAGGGGAGACGTCGGATAGAAACCCGACTGACCGCCGCGCGAAATCGGTGGCTCAGGCGTGTGGACCGTCTGGATGCCATCAGTCCGCTGAAAGTGATGGGGCGCGGGTATTCCCTCGTTTTTCGACATGGGGATGGAGAGCTGGTGAAAAGCGCCCGCAGAGTGGAAGCGGGCGACCTGATCCAGGTGAGATTGGCGGATGGACGTCTGAAGTGTCAGGTGTGGGGAAAGGAGGAGTGGATCGATGACGGAAAAACATCCGGCTCAGCAACTTCCCTTCGAAGAAGCGATGAAAAAGCTGGAAGAGGTGGTGGAACGTCTGGAGAGCGGTGA